One Spirochaeta africana DSM 8902 genomic window carries:
- a CDS encoding metallophosphoesterase family protein, whose amino-acid sequence MKILCVADHIDPLVYSVNAKERFDSVEMVISAGDLPMEYLGFLSSVLNKPVLFVFGNHNLQELYRFRRGGAPRNLTRLTPSLSPNLRNYFGSTYIGGRVVRRNGLILAGLGGSKRYNNGLNQFTELQMLAKMLRMLPRLIWNRVVHGRYLDILLTHASPFEIGDRPDPCHRGFKVFRWFIRRFRPRFMLHGHIHLYDINAQRIHHYHDTTIINVYDHYVLDTEESYE is encoded by the coding sequence ATGAAAATACTGTGCGTCGCCGATCATATTGACCCGCTGGTATACAGCGTAAATGCCAAAGAACGATTCGATTCGGTAGAGATGGTGATAAGTGCTGGGGATCTGCCAATGGAATACCTCGGATTCCTGTCCAGCGTGCTGAACAAGCCGGTACTCTTTGTGTTCGGCAATCACAACCTGCAGGAACTGTACCGTTTCCGTCGTGGCGGTGCACCCCGCAATCTTACCAGGCTCACCCCCAGTCTCTCGCCCAACCTGCGCAACTATTTCGGCAGCACCTATATTGGCGGCCGGGTTGTCCGGAGGAACGGCTTGATACTGGCAGGCCTGGGCGGCAGCAAACGCTACAACAATGGACTGAATCAGTTCACTGAACTGCAGATGCTTGCCAAAATGCTGCGGATGCTGCCGCGGCTGATCTGGAATCGGGTCGTGCATGGACGGTACCTTGATATACTGCTGACCCACGCATCACCCTTCGAGATCGGGGATCGTCCGGATCCATGTCATCGCGGATTCAAGGTGTTTCGCTGGTTTATCCGTCGATTCCGTCCCCGGTTTATGCTTCATGGGCATATACATCTGTACGACATTAATGCCCAGCGTATACATCATTATCACGATACGACTATTATCAATGTATACGACCATTATGTCCTCGACACGGAGGAAAGCTATGAGTGA
- a CDS encoding M23 family metallopeptidase, with protein MKLLAAFLVTLLFFVSAAAAADFQGIVLPGSESDFPQGGAIAGHVADTAGSGYTVRLETASGDTEVRVRSFSAYGMEWFVLPLRFDLPPDDYLLRAIPHDPSAVQLDAIPVTVRNRDFPRQEIRLTREVSDLRRTVDPRREEESARLWEILSTTSEDALYHFGSMIIPLNADYRTTSDFAHQRIFLYDDGTSARSVHWGWDLAAPTGTEVVAPGGGRVVLASDRLITGNSIVLEHLPGMYSLFYHMDSLAVAEGDVVEPGAILGTVGSTGVSTGPHLHWELRIATVPVQPNHFLEHPLLDTGAAFPDNVPSNGQPHR; from the coding sequence ATGAAACTGCTTGCTGCTTTTCTGGTCACCCTTCTGTTTTTTGTCTCCGCTGCGGCTGCCGCGGATTTCCAGGGGATTGTCCTGCCGGGATCCGAATCTGATTTCCCGCAGGGCGGGGCTATAGCCGGACATGTCGCCGACACCGCCGGATCCGGGTATACCGTGCGCCTGGAAACTGCCAGTGGTGACACTGAGGTTCGCGTCCGGAGTTTTTCTGCCTACGGCATGGAATGGTTTGTGCTGCCGCTCAGGTTCGATCTGCCTCCTGACGATTATCTTCTGCGGGCAATTCCGCACGATCCATCAGCGGTGCAGCTTGATGCGATCCCGGTCACGGTCCGAAACCGGGACTTCCCCCGCCAGGAAATCAGACTTACGCGTGAGGTCAGTGATCTGCGACGTACGGTTGATCCGCGCAGGGAGGAAGAATCGGCCCGACTGTGGGAGATACTCAGCACTACATCTGAAGACGCCCTCTATCATTTCGGGAGCATGATCATCCCGCTGAACGCCGACTATCGAACAACCAGCGATTTTGCCCATCAGCGGATCTTTCTGTATGACGATGGTACCAGTGCCCGCAGTGTGCACTGGGGCTGGGATCTGGCTGCTCCTACCGGGACAGAGGTTGTCGCACCTGGCGGCGGGCGGGTAGTACTCGCCAGCGACCGACTGATTACCGGTAACAGCATTGTTCTGGAGCACCTGCCAGGTATGTATTCCCTGTTCTACCATATGGACAGTCTCGCAGTTGCAGAGGGCGATGTGGTGGAGCCTGGAGCCATACTTGGCACCGTTGGTTCTACCGGGGTTTCGACCGGACCACACCTGCACTGGGAGCTGCGGATCGCAACCGTGCCGGTGCAGCCGAATCACTTTCTTGAGCACCCATTGCTTGACACCGGGGCTGCTTTTCCGGATAATGTACCCTCGAATGGGCAACCGCACAGGTAA
- a CDS encoding tetratricopeptide repeat protein, whose amino-acid sequence MPIVVVLIIILGVAIGFITFFIVRSLVAPKRMATLAEYIKQKKTSAAIKLAKQLIAKESRNPEAHYLLGQAYEQDGKHELALMEYKIVNQISNFGGYCPEVPFRTRIATLFKNFNQHEEALKEYLLLVNAEPNNAQHYYNVGLLFEIRERTDKAANYYRKALELDPRHGGAHYHLGFLLYRAKRPVEAKKELELAIRFDPDNHASYYYLGKLQKEQQDYVAALVAFEKAQKSPEFKTKALVERGACYLQSNNIDRAVAELERAIKLAEDPNAPEILYGRYFLAAAYEKLRNFEAAIGQWEKIYAKKPGFRDVAEKLSQYQEFRTDDRIKDYLIAGQDELQEMCRRIVERMGLTVRDINPIQGGCEVIAVEGQSKWRNARKLPKIIRFFQATELIDESTLRAMHEEMKTQGINRGVVVSSANFSRMAMDFVENRPIDLVDKEKLQGLLKQVSV is encoded by the coding sequence ATGCCAATAGTTGTTGTACTAATTATAATCCTCGGTGTAGCCATAGGTTTCATAACCTTTTTTATTGTTCGCTCCCTGGTAGCGCCCAAACGTATGGCTACCCTGGCCGAGTATATCAAACAGAAAAAAACCAGCGCGGCCATCAAACTCGCCAAACAGCTTATCGCCAAGGAAAGCAGGAATCCCGAGGCGCATTATCTGCTGGGGCAGGCCTACGAACAGGACGGCAAGCACGAACTGGCCCTGATGGAGTACAAGATCGTCAACCAGATCAGCAATTTCGGCGGCTACTGTCCCGAGGTGCCGTTTCGTACCAGAATAGCGACTCTGTTTAAAAACTTCAATCAGCATGAGGAAGCCCTCAAGGAATACCTGCTGCTGGTAAATGCGGAACCGAACAATGCCCAACATTACTACAATGTCGGCCTGTTGTTCGAGATTCGCGAGCGTACCGACAAAGCAGCCAATTACTATCGCAAGGCCCTGGAACTCGACCCGCGACACGGCGGTGCACACTATCACCTGGGATTCCTGCTGTATCGCGCCAAGCGACCGGTGGAGGCCAAGAAGGAGCTCGAGCTGGCCATTCGCTTCGACCCGGATAACCATGCATCCTACTACTACCTTGGCAAACTGCAAAAGGAACAGCAGGACTATGTGGCTGCCCTGGTGGCCTTTGAAAAAGCGCAAAAATCCCCTGAATTCAAAACCAAAGCCCTGGTTGAGCGCGGTGCCTGTTATCTGCAGAGCAACAACATTGACCGGGCTGTGGCAGAACTCGAACGTGCTATCAAGCTGGCAGAGGACCCCAACGCCCCGGAGATCCTGTATGGTCGCTATTTTCTTGCTGCTGCATATGAAAAGCTCAGAAATTTCGAAGCGGCAATCGGACAATGGGAAAAGATCTATGCCAAAAAACCGGGGTTCCGGGATGTCGCCGAAAAACTGTCGCAGTATCAAGAGTTCAGAACCGATGACCGTATCAAGGATTACCTGATCGCCGGTCAGGATGAACTGCAGGAAATGTGTCGTCGCATAGTTGAACGCATGGGACTCACGGTTCGTGATATCAATCCAATCCAGGGCGGCTGCGAGGTAATCGCGGTAGAGGGGCAAAGCAAATGGCGCAATGCCCGCAAACTGCCAAAGATTATCCGCTTTTTTCAGGCGACTGAGCTTATAGACGAGTCTACCCTACGTGCCATGCACGAGGAAATGAAGACCCAGGGTATTAATCGCGGGGTTGTCGTCAGCAGCGCCAATTTTTCTCGCATGGCAATGGATTTTGTGGAAAACCGCCCGATCGATCTCGTTGACAAGGAGAAGCTGCAGGGCCTGCTGAAACAGGTGAGCGTATAA
- the rpsU gene encoding 30S ribosomal protein S21 — MAHIKIDDAENLEKAIKRFKRMVEKEGIIREWKKREYYEKPSTIRNRKKKSMERKIQKKIRKAQNSKNY; from the coding sequence ATCGCTCACATCAAGATTGATGACGCAGAGAATCTGGAAAAAGCCATCAAGCGCTTCAAGCGCATGGTAGAAAAAGAGGGAATCATCCGCGAGTGGAAGAAGCGTGAATACTACGAGAAACCCTCCACCATCCGTAACCGGAAAAAGAAATCAATGGAACGCAAGATCCAGAAGAAGATTCGCAAGGCACAGAATTCCAAGAATTACTGA
- the recJ gene encoding single-stranded-DNA-specific exonuclease RecJ yields MIWEKPPIDRQLVRRLAESYEISPLVAAILVRRGLTEPEDVQFILEEDLRSLHNPFLFEDMETAVDRIMAAIEEGERILVYGDRDADGMTSIALMVSTLEELGADVRWRLPMGDDPYGLTIAAVEEFARDSGTLIITVDCGSTNVQEIRRAEDLGIDTIVIDHHNLQEEIPPALALINPKVPDCGYPFDGLCGCGVTAKVVWALQFARTNWYKEPICLLQVTPGNDSVIVDAVKLRNLVEVERIREFLVAGVVSIQDTRLFGFLQDQQILAYDVPPQQKLLQQVFGQGVEFQMVDTAEEIAGVFPPLRGKSLLRMQQKSRKRRFTGSEDEIDTFCTLFRAFVFRKDEILERRLQSSLDLAAMGTIADMMPLRNENRTIVKAGLRTLANTPRPGLRRLLELQGVSGVELSAQTVAWQVTPVLNAGGRMGRPDLVVKLLLSTEQHEVLSLADEVRGMNEQRKKIGSDAWKRILPAARKSIERFGDRLAIVFDPGIHRGVTGILAGRLARTLGIPSAVVTEVENHAVGSIRSSNGVPVTPILRAVESVFTDWGGHDFAAGFNLPKADVDQLLAGLAAAADGFPFAEQKEEVLQIDAELPHQYLEPGLEAIVSIFGPFGQEHDQLMFLGKNLHIEQLDIVGKSEQSHVKLLLGTSQYKWPAMFWNAAERVNQDFSKGDRVDVVFHLGKNTYQNKTIPQLLIVDIRRVSA; encoded by the coding sequence ATGATCTGGGAAAAACCACCAATAGATCGCCAGCTGGTACGCCGGTTGGCCGAAAGCTACGAAATTTCACCCCTGGTGGCGGCGATCCTTGTCCGACGCGGTCTGACCGAGCCGGAGGATGTGCAGTTTATCCTCGAGGAGGATCTGCGCAGTCTGCACAATCCGTTTCTTTTCGAGGACATGGAGACTGCAGTCGACCGGATTATGGCTGCAATCGAGGAGGGGGAGCGCATCCTGGTTTACGGAGATCGTGATGCAGACGGCATGACCAGTATCGCTCTCATGGTTTCCACCCTTGAGGAGCTGGGCGCGGATGTACGATGGCGCTTGCCAATGGGGGATGATCCCTATGGGCTCACCATCGCCGCTGTCGAGGAGTTTGCCCGCGATAGCGGCACCCTCATCATAACGGTGGACTGCGGCAGCACCAATGTGCAGGAGATTCGCCGGGCAGAGGATCTTGGTATCGATACCATCGTGATCGACCACCATAATCTCCAGGAGGAAATACCCCCGGCGCTTGCCTTGATCAACCCCAAGGTTCCTGATTGCGGCTATCCTTTCGACGGTCTGTGCGGCTGCGGTGTAACAGCCAAGGTGGTCTGGGCGTTGCAGTTTGCGCGTACCAACTGGTACAAGGAGCCGATCTGCTTGCTCCAGGTTACCCCGGGGAATGACTCGGTGATAGTCGATGCGGTAAAGCTTCGCAATCTGGTAGAGGTTGAGCGCATCAGAGAGTTCCTGGTTGCCGGTGTGGTGTCGATCCAGGATACCCGGTTGTTCGGTTTTTTGCAGGATCAACAGATTCTGGCCTATGATGTGCCGCCGCAGCAAAAGCTGCTGCAGCAGGTGTTCGGTCAGGGGGTCGAATTCCAGATGGTCGATACTGCCGAAGAGATTGCCGGGGTATTCCCCCCGCTACGCGGGAAAAGCCTGCTGCGCATGCAGCAAAAAAGCCGCAAGCGACGTTTTACCGGCAGCGAAGACGAGATCGATACCTTCTGCACCCTGTTTCGTGCGTTTGTCTTTCGCAAGGATGAAATACTCGAGCGAAGACTGCAGTCCTCGCTGGATCTCGCGGCGATGGGAACGATCGCCGACATGATGCCGCTGCGCAACGAAAATCGCACCATAGTGAAAGCCGGGCTTCGAACCCTTGCCAATACCCCTCGGCCCGGCTTACGGCGGCTGCTTGAGCTGCAGGGTGTCTCCGGAGTGGAGCTGAGTGCACAGACCGTTGCCTGGCAAGTGACCCCGGTATTGAATGCTGGTGGACGCATGGGGCGACCGGACCTTGTGGTAAAGCTGTTGTTGAGCACCGAGCAGCACGAGGTGCTAAGCCTTGCTGATGAGGTTCGCGGCATGAATGAGCAGCGCAAAAAAATCGGCAGCGATGCCTGGAAACGGATTCTTCCAGCCGCAAGAAAGAGCATCGAACGATTCGGGGATCGGCTGGCGATCGTGTTCGACCCGGGTATCCATCGCGGAGTTACCGGCATTCTTGCCGGTCGACTGGCCCGTACCCTGGGAATTCCCAGTGCGGTAGTAACCGAGGTCGAGAATCATGCAGTGGGCTCGATACGCAGTTCGAACGGGGTGCCGGTCACCCCGATTCTTCGTGCTGTTGAATCGGTTTTTACCGACTGGGGCGGGCATGACTTTGCTGCCGGATTCAATCTGCCGAAAGCTGATGTAGACCAATTGCTTGCCGGTCTGGCCGCCGCTGCCGATGGCTTCCCGTTTGCTGAACAGAAAGAGGAAGTGTTGCAGATTGATGCCGAACTCCCTCATCAGTACCTCGAACCGGGGCTGGAAGCAATAGTATCGATCTTCGGCCCCTTCGGACAGGAGCACGATCAGCTGATGTTTCTCGGAAAAAATCTGCATATTGAACAGCTGGATATTGTAGGCAAGAGTGAACAGTCTCATGTCAAACTGCTGCTGGGGACCAGTCAGTACAAATGGCCGGCAATGTTCTGGAATGCCGCGGAGCGGGTAAACCAGGATTTCAGTAAGGGTGACAGGGTAGATGTGGTATTTCATCTGGGAAAAAACACCTATCAGAACAAGACCATTCCGCAGCTTCTGATAGTCGACATCCGCCGGGTTAGCGCGTAA